AGGGCAAAGTGACTGACCTCTTCGGCCGGTCGATTTCGTCAGCCAAGGTCGAGGTTATGTGGCCGCAGCTCCCTGGTATCAACCGGTTATCGACAGTGAGTGACAAGAACGGGGCGTATAAGCTTCTCAGCGTTCGCCAAGGGGATATTACGATCAGCGTGATTTCCCCTGGTTTTCACGAAGAGCAGCGATCCTTTTATCTGTCACCAGGCGAGAAGAGAATTCTCAATGTAGGTCTTCGTGTCGGGGAGCTGACCGATTTCCCGTCCTTGAAAGTAACGGGCGCAGTGCATTCGACGAACGGAGTCGCGATGCGGAATGCGGATGTCACAATCATGAATTGCTTCAATGAGCAGCTAGGAAAACAAGTCAAGACTGATCATGAGGGCAAATACCAAGTGGAACTGTCTCGCGCTGGCCAGTACCTCGTGTATGCATCGGCTCCCGGGTTTTCGGTCGCCGTGACAACTCTCGTATTACGAGGTGTGCCTAACGAGTCTCACGAGATCAATCTATCGCTCTCGCCTATGCGCGAGCCGTCCAACCCTTGACAAGAAATTCGGCGTCCATGCAGTTTGCGATGCGATGAGCCTCCAGCGGGCGGTGCCCGACCCTTTGCGATTCGCCGCTGCGGAGTGACCTGCTCCCCTTGAC
This genomic interval from Terriglobales bacterium contains the following:
- a CDS encoding carboxypeptidase-like regulatory domain-containing protein — encoded protein: MRMTHRIWAAILGLLAISPHAYSSPASLGSIEGKVTDLFGRSISSAKVEVMWPQLPGINRLSTVSDKNGAYKLLSVRQGDITISVISPGFHEEQRSFYLSPGEKRILNVGLRVGELTDFPSLKVTGAVHSTNGVAMRNADVTIMNCFNEQLGKQVKTDHEGKYQVELSRAGQYLVYASAPGFSVAVTTLVLRGVPNESHEINLSLSPMREPSNP